Genomic segment of Vitis riparia cultivar Riparia Gloire de Montpellier isolate 1030 chromosome 19, EGFV_Vit.rip_1.0, whole genome shotgun sequence:
TCACAAGCTCTTATATCTTATAATCACATGACCGGATTTGGCTTACTTTGTGAATTGCCTCAGTCAATATTTGGCCAACCCGAGATCAACTCATCTACAATGAGCTCATTAAATCCTATAATATATCAAGGGTATAGTAGGGCAAGGTCTTTACTTCTTTGCTACATCATTAGTTCATCTTAAGGCTTTTGCTAATTCAAATTAAGGAACCTGCAAAGATATGAGGAGATCCATTAGTAGTTTTTGTGTCTTCCTTAGAGACTCCTTAATCTTATGGAAATCTAAGAAACAGAGCACCATTTCTCAATCTTTAGCTAAGGCATAATACCGAGCAATGGACAATGTGACTTGTGAGCTAATTTGGTTGACTactcttcttcatgattttggGATTCAAAGGAAAGAACCTACTACACTGTTTTGTGACAATGAAGCGGCTCGTCATATTACAGCTAATCTTGTTTTCCATGAGCGAACGAAGCACATTGAAATTGATTGTCACCTTATCTAAGAAAAGATACAAGCAGATTGTCTCAAGACAATGCATGTGTCCTCGCAGCACCAAATTGTCAATCTCTTCACTAAGGCTCTATTCCCAACATAGTTCAACTATCTCCTCAATAGGATGGGAATTCATAATCTCCATTCTCCATCTTGAGGGGAAGTATTAGAGCATGTTGGCATTTCTATAATAAGGGttagtattttccttaattattacccttggtttctattttctttcttggtcTTTTTTCTAAGCTAAGAGTTGGTTACAAGTTTGTTACTATAGCTCCCATATAGACTAGCCTTTTGGctttattccattttttggtAGAGAAGCAGAATATCAATGAATTCACTATTTTCTCTCACTTCTATTCCTTCTTTCTGGTAACTTGTTCCGCCGATGGTAGATGGTAccttcaaatatataaataataagggTCTGACTAAAGCTAGAAATGTATTTTTTCTAatatctattgaaaaaaaatagcattaatCAAGTGgtataacatatatatttttaggtcTCATTGTTTGTATTATAATTCCATTTGTTTGTACTCTTATACCTTTATCTCATTCATTTATACTTTTGTTCAACGATCTAAATCTTACTAATGGTCTGAACATTTTGTTCGATAGGTGCTCACTGCATGTTAGCATTTTCCATATAATAAAACTTGTGAATGATAGGTGTCAAGTTCCACCGCTTTCAGAAATAAATTATAAGGACTCCACCGAACTATTGTATTCTTCTTCTCTTGTATATTGTCAGCATCTCTTCTCAATACagattgtgagtgtttagctaggttggcaattctggacaaaattcctaagtgtcccctaactcggCTTTCCAATTCCTAttcggactacttgactttgaagactaaaACTTTGCTAAGAGGCTAAGGTATGTAGCCGAGTGTGTGGTGATTGGATGTGAATCAACccggtttttaatctttaaatgtgttagaaagttgggaaaaatggtttttggtgcaagACTTTCATTCCCCTGTTTCTGGATCGATCCAGGTGCAGGGGTGGATCTatccaactaatttttttattttttattattttatcaaatttcagccattagattaagggtttctttttacactttagaaagcaatcttctctcatttttttggGTGGTAATTGCAAAAAAGGTAGAGAGAGCAGCCACACTCcttgtgttcttcattttctcattttgttttcctaatttggggttttttgattgcaaagaaagttcacttctcttaatgttttccaaattagtttttaatggattttcttgagcaataaatgggttgattcattccttcattcacatctcaatctctcattctatttgggtttgggtacatacccattttcttcttgtgtggattcaaaaAGAGGTTGGgattgagcttggtgcggactccaagtgtgctccgaaagaagaaggtgagaagctgaaaatgaaggtactagtcaagtagtctgggaaggattggttggcttgagctaggtaaaaccttgtactcagtttttattcttcatagtggagtttttcaatcggtgataggcccgtggtttttgatctctttggaggttttccacgttaaaaatcCGGTGTTCattatctctttctctcactctacactttgatttattttctgtttttgataTCGATCATTGATTACTGGGGCATACTTGTTGAATGGAAGAAATTGAAGTGATTTAAGTATGATGATCCATTGAATGTCTTTAATAATTCTTCTATTCACTTTGTTTAATGATATCATGGAGTCAATTGTTATGAGTTGAGGAGATGAttgttcttttaatttattttttaggagtgttgaagcacttgcatgtgttttgcattgataaattgttgggagagtgttgatacatatattattgcttgtggatgttatgCTTTGTTGAAGAGTTGTTGAAAGAAAAGTTTCTTGACATTGAGATTatctaaggttaggtaatctttgttgggagaatttttaaattgttctacaacaactattccccccccccccccctctaggtgtagtccattattgagCTGGATGTTTGGTCTAGCATGAGGGTCAGAATTGCACTAGCAGAGAAAGGTCTCAAGTATGAATACAGGGAAGTGGACTTGAGCAACAAGAGCCCTCTACTTCTGATCCATAATGGTAAACCCATTTGCGAATCCCTGATAATAGTTGAATATATTGACGAGGTTTGGAAAGATAGGTCTCCATTGTTGCCCTCTGATCCTTACCAGAGAGCTCAAGCCAGGTTCTGGGCTGATTTCGTCAACAAAGAAGTCTTTCCTTCTTACCTCATTGTTTGCTGTTCATTATTTGTTGCCATTTTCAAGAACTTCCCTTATTAATTCTACCGTTCATCTGCCAACTAAGTTGTTTCAGTCGGCATTTTTTGGACTGGCACGTGGGAATTGAATGAGGCCAGGTCAGTTCGAGTCCTTGTCAGACCTTAGCCTCAAACATCGTGTCTCCACCAAGTGGGATCACTAGCTCTAAGCTTGGGCTTCACGCTTGGGCCCAAGCCCACCTCAACCCTCTTGTTCACCCATCCTCTCTCTTTCCCTACGCTTGGGCTTCGCTCTCAGGCCAAGCCTGGCCCAATCCTTGGATCTGGTCTACCCAATTAAACTCATGATTGATGAAAGTTTCAAACGACCAAAAtatcttgaaaatttaatttgatgaagaaaaaaaaaatgcaaatacaGTTTCAATATACAAATAGAGATTACACTACTAACACACCACTTTCTATCctataaaaacaacaaaaaaaaaaaactcatcacCTCATGTCTGTCCCAtcatctccattttcttttataaatcattcatgtcaataaAAATGTCCTTAAAATTAATCCGAGAGCTAGCCCATGTAGAGAGGGCGGGGCAATTCTTCTCCtttaggttttgaaaatgtGATAGAAAACAGGGAACAGGTGAAATAGCTTTAAAGgaactgttttttagaacatttatttttaaaaaaaaaaatacataaaacacataaaataattttaataattaataattattttctgtttttttgttaataatatcttttagtttttttttttattattttcatttattttttgagagttattttaaaaaaataattataaaaacatgtaaaattattaaaaataatacactaaatataaaaattattttaaaatattaaaaataagtttaaaacattttaagttttcaaaaagatttttattgtataaaaattagagaaaaattttttaaattgttttcaaaaaatatttttcaaatttgttttctaaaacagtGATCAGACATACcgttatattttcttattcaatttGCAATAAAACACAGGAAGGACAAGTAcacattcaaatttttatccTGCATACCAAAATAATAAGGGCTAAGAAtaggaaaaacaaatttattggCTTTAACTTGTTATGAAATCAACTAAATACCGCGGAACCATGTAGTACAGATATATGAAAATGGAAGGAAGATATGGGCGACGAAAGGAACGGAACAGGAGGTTGCCAAGAAGGAATTCATACAAGACCTTAAGCTGTTGGAAGGAGTGCTTGGAGATAAACCCTACTTTGGAGGTGAGACACTTGGGTTCCTAGACATTGCGCTCGTCACATTTTACAGCTGGTTTTTGGCAACTTCAGCATAGAGGCTGAGTGCCCCAAGCTGATGGCATGGGCTAAGAGGTGCCGGGGAAAGGAGAGTGTGGCTAGGTCTCTTGCTGACCAGCATCAAGTCTATGAATTCCTTTCAAAGAAGTATGGTCTGACCAAGTAGAAAAGGATGGGCATGCATGTACCCACTACACTGCAGACAGCTCACTAGGGacagcatatatgttatatatgGTTACTGCCTCTGGCTACGGAGTTTGTTTTATAGGTAACAAAATAAAGGGTTCTCTCTGGTGAGTGTAGCTGGAAAGGGTTTTGTGTATAATAAATAAGCACTtatgaaaacttaaaaataatatgtgaaAAGCAAGTCCAAAAGCACCCATATGTGTGAAAAGGCCAACAAAAGCTAATATGCGAAAACTTAAAGCAATAGTGGTAGTGTTACTCTTTAGTCTTTAGGCCATTGTCAATTGAATGTACATGTGTTTGGGACGTAATAGTGTGTTACAGTAAGAGTAATTATTACTCATGAGTAGGATTTGAATGCACCAACATTTATAGGAAGCTTGATTGGTTCTTTGCTTGAAATCTTGTACGACCATCTTGTGTTCCCATTTATGTGTCATTATCCCAGTTTTTCCAGCTCCAACCTTGATATTTGTCATATATCTTCAAGTTTTTCTATGTTGTAAATgatgtttataacatttttctaaaatatacaGTGACTGCCTTGTTGAATTGTTGGTTTTgtaattgattttcatttagaaaattttgaaattggtcTTTGATATTTTGATCACCTTGGAAAGGACAGCTGATATTTGGGGACAGGAAAGAGTTGACAACTAGGCTGTATAGACgtgcctttttttctttttctttttcattccaGGATATGCATCTAGTCAAACAGTAATAGGACTTGGTCAAACAACTTTCGGTGAATTTTATAGTAAATTAGGTAGCTCTCTTCCTAATAGGTCTTTGCCAAAAGATGTTGAAGGAAGTGAAAATATGTACAAGAGCTCGTCTATTCCAACTTTTGCCTTCAGCTTACCACAGGAAGCAAAACTTAAGAAGTATACAAGTCATGTCCTCTATTTACCAAAAATTTCTTGTAgctttaaaagttaaaagagGGAAAGTCAaatgtaattttgaaaaatgttcaaataaatCTATCGAGCGTTGCCCAAGATTTCTCTTATCTTGATTTGtttatgttttaataataataataataataataataataaaagagtAAAGAAGCTCGTAATTTtccttaaatataatataaatttttatttaattaaagttttaaaaggTGTCAAAATTgtacttttagaaaatattttaatagcaatataaatttcaatctcaaaacaAAGATAACTATTTCaactcaatcccaacaaaaataACTATTTCTTTTACTACTAATACAAACAAACCCATATATCTATTTGAAAAAGTTTGACATATGAAAGGGCTTAAAAGAGTTGCTCACCAAGCTTTTTATCTTAGCACGTAATGATAAAATCTAGGTCATTTAATGAATATATAAACAAGATACAGAAGAATGAGACTAACATAaagaattaaatcaaagtataaAAGAATTGAATCAAAGTATGGAGCAATCAAATCGAACTTGGTACAAAACAATAAGATCTAAATATATATGTGGTGTGGcttgattaaatacattttttttggtACATATCAAATTGATAGCTAAACTCCATCTTGTTTTTAGGATAAGCATGCTCTTGTTATACTTGATAGTGTTAAGATATATAAATTCCTTTCTACCTAT
This window contains:
- the LOC117909488 gene encoding probable glutathione S-transferase parC encodes the protein MRVRIALAEKGLKYEYREVDLSNKSPLLLIHNGKPICESLIIVEYIDEVWKDRSPLLPSDPYQRAQARFWADFVNKEIYENGRKIWATKGTEQEVAKKEFIQDLKLLEGVLGDKPYFGGETLGFLDIALVTFYSWFLATSA